The proteins below come from a single Synechococcus sp. WH 8101 genomic window:
- a CDS encoding FUSC family protein has protein sequence MAAPQSHRIALRLIVVVGLLQGLAQISGLAFGYYASLACLSVMSGTYGNTLELGRQRVIGTVLGGVILFFAFKGFVGIPLALALPLALLLARLVAGAFGLTVGYTVCCFVVAIGWLKHENVYDSWISLRIFWTSLGVIVSLLALRLIWPSRARMEQRLGLLKLLVDLASTLEAHIQREQQILLCDEEQTHSTLVRHDRKELQERLDGHRQTLLQLRSSRPAAMRELGARAADHPVARMWVLLDGAAFTLILAMAELSRLPVIPMGLSALQAAAEERRQRAEAIVARLRLWESSLGRSMVLPPAPADTWSLRGLSAPHRQNLEQAFQTLTEQERSGLASRLFQIDRIDQMLREVEVSWGQIIQPRQAPLIESIGAPDR, from the coding sequence ATGGCAGCACCGCAATCCCATCGCATTGCCCTGCGTCTCATCGTTGTGGTGGGTCTTCTGCAGGGCCTGGCCCAGATCAGCGGACTGGCCTTTGGCTATTACGCCTCGTTGGCCTGCCTCAGTGTGATGAGTGGCACCTACGGCAACACCCTGGAATTGGGCCGCCAACGGGTCATCGGCACGGTGCTGGGCGGGGTGATCCTCTTCTTTGCCTTTAAGGGGTTCGTGGGAATTCCCCTGGCGTTGGCGTTGCCTCTGGCCTTGCTGCTGGCCCGCCTTGTGGCCGGGGCGTTCGGGCTCACCGTGGGCTATACCGTGTGTTGCTTCGTGGTGGCCATCGGCTGGCTGAAACACGAAAACGTCTACGACAGCTGGATCAGCCTGCGCATTTTCTGGACCTCTCTGGGGGTGATCGTGAGCCTCCTGGCCCTGCGACTGATCTGGCCCTCACGGGCCCGGATGGAGCAACGCCTCGGCCTGCTCAAGCTGTTGGTGGACCTGGCCAGCACCCTGGAGGCCCACATCCAACGGGAGCAGCAGATCCTGCTCTGCGACGAGGAACAGACGCACAGCACGCTCGTGCGCCACGACAGAAAGGAGTTGCAAGAGCGACTGGACGGCCACCGCCAGACCCTGCTGCAACTGCGCAGCAGCCGGCCCGCCGCCATGCGGGAACTCGGTGCCAGAGCCGCCGATCACCCGGTCGCCAGGATGTGGGTGCTGCTCGATGGAGCCGCCTTCACCCTGATCCTGGCGATGGCGGAACTGAGTCGGTTGCCGGTGATCCCCATGGGATTGTCGGCGCTGCAGGCAGCGGCGGAGGAACGTCGGCAGCGGGCCGAGGCGATCGTGGCCCGACTGAGGCTTTGGGAATCCAGCCTCGGCAGATCCATGGTGCTACCGCCTGCTCCGGCCGACACCTGGAGCCTCCGTGGCCTATCAGCGCCCCATCGTCAAAACCTGGAGCAGGCATTCCAGACCCTCACGGAACAGGAACGGAGCGGACTGGCCAGCCGCCTGTTCCAGATCGATCGGATCGACCAGATGCTGCGGGAGGTGGAGGTGAGCTGGGGCCAGATCATCCAACCTCGCCAGGCCCCCTTGATCGAGTCGATCGGCGCCCCTGACCGATGA
- a CDS encoding thylakoid membrane photosystem I accumulation factor yields MARLLQALLSVCLAFLLIVPPAQAGRDDDAYDGNIFALYAGNGSLVPPATSLDDALAAGRTSVLVFYLDDSRTSKAFAPSVSELQRLWTRNIDLMPLTTDALQDRVDQGPTDPAHYWGGHIPQVVVIDGAGSVLLDATGQVPLDRINAAISKATGLPAPEGSSTSLSFNELNTEIQTR; encoded by the coding sequence ATGGCCCGCCTGCTGCAAGCGCTGCTTAGTGTCTGTCTCGCCTTTCTGCTGATCGTGCCGCCAGCCCAAGCGGGCCGCGACGACGACGCTTACGACGGCAACATCTTTGCCCTCTATGCCGGCAACGGCTCCCTGGTGCCACCCGCCACCAGCCTCGACGACGCCCTGGCCGCGGGTCGCACGAGTGTGCTCGTCTTCTATCTCGATGACAGCCGCACGAGCAAAGCCTTTGCCCCCTCCGTCTCCGAACTGCAACGGCTCTGGACCCGAAACATCGATCTGATGCCCCTCACCACCGACGCCCTTCAGGATCGCGTCGATCAGGGCCCGACCGACCCGGCCCATTACTGGGGCGGACACATCCCGCAAGTGGTGGTCATCGATGGTGCGGGCTCCGTGCTCCTCGACGCCACGGGGCAGGTGCCCCTCGACCGGATCAACGCGGCCATCAGCAAGGCGACGGGATTGCCGGCCCCGGAAGGGAGCAGCACCAGCCTCAGTTTCAATGAGCTGAACACCGAGATCCAGACCCGCTGA
- a CDS encoding Fur family transcriptional regulator, protein MRLSRQRRMVLDLLWSEASHLSARDIFEKLNARGRHIGHTSVYQNLEALQSAGVIECLDRANGRLYGYRSDPHSHLTCLDSGQIEDLDIELPEDLLRSIEERTGYRIESYTLQLNGRPVAEPD, encoded by the coding sequence ATGCGTCTGAGTCGGCAACGACGCATGGTGCTCGATCTGCTCTGGAGTGAGGCCAGCCATCTCAGCGCCCGAGACATTTTTGAAAAGCTCAATGCCCGCGGACGCCACATCGGCCACACGTCCGTGTACCAAAACCTCGAAGCGCTGCAGAGCGCCGGTGTGATCGAGTGTCTCGATCGGGCTAACGGCCGTCTCTACGGCTACCGCAGCGATCCCCACAGCCATCTGACCTGTCTGGATTCCGGCCAGATCGAGGATCTGGACATCGAACTTCCCGAAGACCTACTGCGTTCGATTGAAGAGCGCACCGGCTATCGCATCGAGTCGTACACCCTGCAATTGAACGGCCGTCCTGTGGCTGAACCCGACTGA
- the hisA gene encoding 1-(5-phosphoribosyl)-5-[(5-phosphoribosylamino)methylideneamino]imidazole-4-carboxamide isomerase, with amino-acid sequence MEIIPAIDLLGGACVRLHQGDYNQVTRFSDDPVAQAMSWQNQGARRLHLVDLDGAKSGEPVNDSAVRAITAALSIPVQLGGGVRTIERAEALLACGLDRVILGTAALENPELVKTLASRHPGRIVVGIDARDGKVATRGWLETSNTEATGLAAALSSTGIAAIISTDIATDGTLQGPNLAALRSMAAASAVPVIASGGVGCMADLLALLALEPMGICGVVVGRALYDGRIDLAEAIKALATERLQDPPTGTVRSC; translated from the coding sequence ATGGAGATCATTCCCGCCATCGACCTCCTGGGTGGGGCCTGTGTGCGCCTGCACCAGGGGGATTACAACCAGGTGACTCGGTTCAGCGATGATCCGGTCGCACAGGCGATGAGCTGGCAGAACCAGGGAGCCCGCCGTCTCCATCTGGTGGACCTGGATGGCGCCAAAAGCGGCGAGCCCGTGAACGACAGCGCCGTGCGCGCGATCACGGCCGCTCTCTCCATCCCCGTGCAACTCGGTGGTGGCGTCCGCACCATTGAACGCGCCGAAGCGTTGCTGGCCTGCGGCCTTGACCGGGTGATTCTGGGCACCGCAGCGCTGGAGAACCCCGAGCTGGTGAAGACGCTGGCGTCACGCCATCCCGGCCGGATCGTGGTGGGCATCGATGCGCGCGATGGAAAGGTGGCGACGCGCGGCTGGTTGGAGACCAGCAACACGGAGGCCACGGGGCTGGCTGCAGCGCTGAGCAGCACCGGCATCGCCGCAATCATCAGCACCGACATCGCCACCGACGGCACCCTGCAGGGCCCGAATCTGGCGGCGCTCCGGTCCATGGCCGCAGCGAGTGCGGTGCCGGTGATCGCCTCCGGCGGCGTGGGCTGCATGGCCGATCTGCTGGCCCTGCTGGCCCTCGAACCCATGGGCATCTGCGGTGTGGTCGTGGGTCGGGCGCTCTATGACGGTCGCATCGACCTGGCAGAGGCAATCAAAGCCCTGGCCACGGAGCGGTTGCAGGACCCGCCGACAGGAACGGTGCGCAGCTGTTGA
- a CDS encoding DUF3685 domain-containing protein: MSSANTELLLLAPELLGESLALQLSQRFSDLEIRLKAEALSGCPCLVIWSIEPASTLDTIRRELRHLQERWQPAALLLLLPAHLQLSSSDLLTLDCPGLLQDPDVQTLAEAITTLRGGGRVVRLRQERAAAEATTPDSTMGLGQWLLVSGLQQISQDLQVIEALLTPPPEHLLLRLLLEGRQRELRSARDLLLWLWGPLEVGLADAVPLRRSSDRPAHSRDEATEDTMAITLRERHATAVWAAIQERLNGAVSAGLGNATGSLLAIEGLHPERRRDLLLALLQQLDRVMARLRSEGNLEGTLQDNWHALQPELRRQALQAMAGSYVRLPQGESLQPVAASLLAQADFDQGDDELPDPRRMLEPLLLDQPVLVDGQLLPADHPRALLQLETLVSNWLVRTAELISAELISACSAWPELRRYLLDQRLISTRELERLRNQLNNQNRWQDWIQRPIRLYESRRLLYRLKAGRIEPLLLTEPRDVELQQLGWWQQQVALVLEARDALAPQIQALVRTIGDLMVVVLTQVVGRAIGLIGRGIAQGMGRSLSSRPAGRG, translated from the coding sequence GTGAGCAGCGCGAACACCGAACTCCTCCTGCTCGCCCCTGAACTGCTCGGCGAATCCCTGGCCCTCCAGCTCAGCCAGCGCTTCTCCGATCTTGAGATCAGGCTCAAGGCCGAGGCTCTCAGTGGATGTCCCTGCCTGGTGATCTGGTCGATCGAGCCAGCAAGCACCCTCGACACCATCCGCCGGGAGCTTCGCCATCTGCAGGAGCGTTGGCAGCCCGCCGCTCTGCTGCTGCTGCTTCCGGCCCATCTGCAGCTGAGCTCAAGCGATCTGCTGACCCTGGATTGCCCCGGTCTGTTGCAGGACCCGGATGTGCAGACCCTGGCGGAGGCGATCACCACCCTTCGCGGAGGGGGACGGGTGGTGCGACTACGGCAGGAGCGCGCGGCGGCTGAAGCCACGACGCCCGACTCGACCATGGGGCTGGGGCAATGGCTGCTGGTGAGCGGTCTGCAACAAATCAGCCAAGATCTTCAGGTGATCGAAGCGCTGCTGACTCCCCCGCCGGAGCACCTGCTGCTGCGCCTTTTGCTGGAGGGCCGTCAGCGGGAACTGCGCAGTGCCCGTGATCTTTTGCTCTGGCTCTGGGGGCCCCTGGAGGTGGGCCTGGCCGATGCCGTGCCGCTTCGCCGCTCTAGCGATCGGCCTGCCCACTCCCGTGATGAAGCGACGGAGGACACCATGGCGATCACCCTGCGTGAGCGCCACGCCACCGCGGTGTGGGCCGCCATTCAGGAGCGGCTCAATGGCGCCGTGAGCGCGGGGCTGGGCAACGCCACCGGCAGCCTGCTGGCGATCGAAGGGCTCCATCCGGAACGGCGTCGAGACCTGCTGCTGGCACTTCTCCAGCAACTCGACCGGGTGATGGCACGACTGCGAAGCGAGGGCAACCTCGAGGGAACCCTGCAGGACAACTGGCATGCCCTGCAACCGGAACTGCGACGCCAGGCCCTGCAGGCCATGGCTGGCAGCTACGTGCGACTGCCCCAGGGCGAGAGTCTCCAGCCCGTGGCCGCCTCCCTCCTCGCCCAGGCTGATTTCGATCAGGGGGATGACGAGCTACCCGATCCCCGCCGCATGCTTGAACCTCTCCTGCTCGACCAGCCGGTGCTGGTGGACGGCCAGCTGTTGCCAGCGGATCATCCCCGGGCCCTGCTGCAGCTGGAGACCCTGGTGAGCAACTGGCTGGTGCGCACCGCCGAACTGATCAGCGCCGAACTGATCAGCGCCTGCAGCGCCTGGCCGGAACTGCGTCGCTACCTGCTCGATCAGCGCCTGATCTCCACCCGGGAGCTCGAGCGACTGCGCAACCAACTCAACAATCAAAACCGCTGGCAAGACTGGATTCAGCGACCGATTCGCCTCTACGAAAGCCGTCGGTTGCTGTATCGGCTCAAGGCCGGTCGCATCGAACCGCTGTTGCTCACCGAGCCCCGCGATGTTGAGTTGCAACAACTCGGTTGGTGGCAACAACAGGTGGCTCTGGTGCTCGAAGCCCGTGATGCCCTGGCCCCGCAGATTCAGGCCTTGGTGCGCACGATCGGAGATCTGATGGTCGTGGTGCTGACTCAGGTGGTGGGACGGGCCATCGGACTGATCGGTCGGGGCATCGCCCAGGGCATGGGACGGAGCCTGAGCAGCCGGCCAGCCGGCCGTGGCTGA